In the genome of Globicephala melas chromosome 3, mGloMel1.2, whole genome shotgun sequence, one region contains:
- the SMIM7 gene encoding small integral membrane protein 7 isoform X1, whose product MAVIGWARGGPGNITEPRKRGHTANQRKKKDTQGFGEESREPSTGDNIREFLLSLRYFRIFIALWNVFMMFCMIVLFGS is encoded by the exons ATGGCTGTGATTGGCTGGGCAAGGGGTGGCCCAGGGAACATCACTGAACCGCGCAAaagaggtcacacagcaaaccaACG GAAAAAGAAGGACACGCAAGGCTTTGGGGAGGAGTCGAGGGAGCCCAGCACAG GTGACAACATCCGGGAGTTCTTGCTGAGCCTCAGATATTTTCGAATCTTCATCGCCCTATGGAATGTCTTCATGATGTTCTGCATGATCGT GCTCTTTGGCTCCTGA
- the SMIM7 gene encoding small integral membrane protein 7 isoform X2 has protein sequence MIGDILLFGTLLMNAGAVLNFKLKKKDTQGFGEESREPSTGDNIREFLLSLRYFRIFIALWNVFMMFCMIVLFGS, from the exons ATGATCGGGGACATCCTGCTGTTTGG GACGCTGTTGATGAACGCCGGGGCGGTGCTCAACTTTAAGCT GAAAAAGAAGGACACGCAAGGCTTTGGGGAGGAGTCGAGGGAGCCCAGCACAG GTGACAACATCCGGGAGTTCTTGCTGAGCCTCAGATATTTTCGAATCTTCATCGCCCTATGGAATGTCTTCATGATGTTCTGCATGATCGT GCTCTTTGGCTCCTGA